Proteins encoded within one genomic window of Aliidongia dinghuensis:
- a CDS encoding TetR/AcrR family transcriptional regulator, with the protein MGRVRTFDLEERLDRAVDAFWEHGFEGSALTALCKTMGLFPGSLYGTYGDKRRLYVLAIDRYMSTVSAEAVEILGRDASGLGALRAYFSKLIDGMVDGKRQWGCLITNTIVELAQRDAEVKAKVDLHLARLETALAGAIARARQAGEIPAAIRAGTPLEDAAFLVCVVQGLNVLAKTRPSRQRLEMVAATALAALGVERNAG; encoded by the coding sequence ATGGGGCGGGTAAGGACGTTCGACCTCGAAGAGCGACTGGATCGGGCTGTCGACGCGTTCTGGGAGCACGGCTTCGAAGGCAGCGCGCTGACGGCACTCTGCAAGACGATGGGGCTCTTCCCGGGGAGCCTCTACGGCACATACGGCGATAAGCGACGCCTTTACGTGCTGGCGATCGATCGATACATGTCGACCGTCTCTGCCGAGGCGGTCGAGATCCTCGGGCGCGACGCGTCGGGCCTCGGCGCCCTCCGGGCGTATTTCAGCAAGCTGATCGACGGCATGGTCGACGGCAAGCGCCAGTGGGGCTGCCTCATCACCAACACGATCGTCGAGCTGGCTCAGCGCGACGCCGAGGTGAAGGCGAAGGTCGACCTCCATCTGGCGCGGCTCGAGACCGCCCTGGCCGGAGCGATCGCGCGTGCGCGCCAAGCGGGTGAGATCCCGGCTGCGATCCGGGCCGGAACGCCGCTCGAAGATGCGGCCTTCCTTGTCTGCGTGGTTCAAGGCCTGAACGTGCTCGCCAAGACGAGGCCATCCCGGCAGCGTCTGGAGATGGTGGCGGCGACGGCGCTGGCGGCACTCGGCGTCGAGCGGAACGCCGGCTAA